Proteins found in one Verrucomicrobiota bacterium genomic segment:
- a CDS encoding DUF2959 domain-containing protein, with protein sequence MGFWSSILLFLVSLLTWGCQTVYYDTMERMGIHKREILVDRVTEAQESQEVAKEQFADALEAFRATVTVEGSKLQETYDRLQKEYDLSVRRANDVRGRIAAVKNVAEALFDEWETELADFSSDKYRESSQAQLTQTRKEYEKLLTAMNKAEEKMNPILVVFNDQVLFLKHNLNARAIASIQSEVTAMEEEVADLIQDMNAAIAEAEAFVKQLKE encoded by the coding sequence ATGGGATTTTGGTCATCTATTCTTTTGTTTTTGGTTTCATTACTAACCTGGGGTTGCCAAACCGTTTATTACGATACCATGGAACGCATGGGGATTCACAAACGCGAGATACTGGTAGATCGAGTCACCGAGGCACAAGAAAGCCAGGAAGTCGCCAAAGAACAATTTGCCGATGCTTTGGAAGCATTTCGTGCGACCGTCACGGTCGAAGGTAGCAAACTCCAGGAAACTTACGACCGGTTACAAAAAGAGTATGACCTCTCGGTCCGCAGGGCCAACGATGTGCGTGGCCGGATCGCCGCAGTTAAAAATGTCGCCGAAGCCTTGTTTGATGAATGGGAAACGGAGTTGGCTGATTTTTCATCTGACAAGTATCGTGAGTCAAGTCAGGCCCAGCTTACTCAAACGCGAAAAGAGTATGAGAAGCTCCTGACTGCTATGAACAAAGCGGAAGAGAAGATGAATCCCATTCTGGTAGTATTCAACGATCAGGTACTTTTTCTAAAACACAATTTGAACGCACGTGCTATCGCTTCGATTCAAAGTGAAGTCACCGCGATGGAAGAAGAAGTCGCAGACCTTATCCAAGATATGAATGCGGCCATCGCTGAAGCGGAAGCGTTCGTGAAGCAGTTGAAAGAGTAG